One part of the Moraxella sp. FZFQ2102 genome encodes these proteins:
- a CDS encoding D-2-hydroxyacid dehydrogenase: MKAVFLDAGTFSKELSLPAPDGITDYVVYDATNNDTDQIIERCQDAQIIITNKVLLTRDVISKLPDLRLIQLTATGMNNVDQAACEEYGVALYNVAGYSVASVPEHTFMLMLAVMRAGSYYHRVATDGTWQADGRFCLLNEPIFDLNGRTLGIIGAGNIGRRVGEIAKVFGMTVLYAEHQDKAPRNADYTAFDEVLANSDIISLHCPLTDATAHLINGQTIAKMIKKPLIINVARGGVVDGASIVTAVQNGRILGYASDVFENEPFADDEPLLSIKDHPRVLFTPHNAWGSLAAQSRLWGILCEQVSHFIQSH; encoded by the coding sequence ATGAAAGCCGTATTTTTAGATGCAGGTACTTTTTCAAAAGAGCTGAGCCTGCCTGCTCCAGATGGCATCACAGACTATGTGGTCTATGACGCGACAAACAATGACACCGATCAGATCATCGAGCGCTGTCAAGATGCCCAAATCATCATCACCAATAAAGTATTGCTTACGCGCGATGTGATCAGCAAGCTGCCTGATCTGCGACTGATTCAACTGACCGCCACGGGCATGAATAATGTCGATCAAGCAGCGTGCGAAGAATATGGCGTGGCGCTGTACAATGTCGCAGGCTATTCGGTGGCAAGCGTACCTGAGCATACCTTCATGCTGATGCTGGCAGTGATGCGCGCAGGCAGCTATTATCATCGTGTGGCGACCGATGGCACTTGGCAGGCAGATGGCAGATTTTGTCTGCTGAATGAGCCAATTTTTGATCTTAACGGTCGTACGCTTGGCATCATTGGCGCAGGCAATATCGGGCGTCGTGTCGGTGAGATCGCCAAGGTTTTTGGCATGACGGTGCTGTATGCCGAACATCAAGACAAAGCACCAAGAAATGCTGATTACACCGCGTTTGATGAAGTCTTGGCAAATAGTGATATCATCAGTCTGCACTGCCCATTAACCGATGCCACCGCGCATCTGATTAATGGTCAGACGATCGCAAAAATGATAAAAAAACCCTTAATCATCAATGTCGCGCGCGGCGGCGTGGTCGATGGTGCAAGCATTGTTACAGCCGTACAAAATGGGCGGATTCTAGGCTATGCGTCCGATGTCTTTGAAAATGAGCCATTTGCTGATGATGAGCCACTGCTTAGCATCAAAGACCATCCGCGCGTGCTATTTACACCGCACAATGCATGGGGCAGTCTTGCGGCACAATCTCGGCTGTGGGGGATTTTGTGTGAGCAGGTGAGCCATTTTATCCAATCTCACTAA
- a CDS encoding TonB-dependent receptor domain-containing protein, with the protein MKTFAKLPLSLAVVAVMSAHAYAETAQTAEPSVVLEGETIVIDRQGTKVQTNVVNLREKDESTATDLRGLLKSEPAIDFGNGNGASQYISIRGMGQNSIDVKVDNAYSDSQILYHQGRFTLDPSLVKIVSVQKGAGSASAGIGATNGAIIAKTVDAKDLLQGSDKDWGVKINGGYSSNDEHSYGATAFGQVGAFDFLVSGNRVEQNDYTAGRGYKNYLGGDTVPSSALDKESYLAKAGVTLGDHRFVLSHFNDTNKGVRNVREEFDIFTPEENSRLTIDRQKPQYRELSLENTNLEYTGNNIGFIDQVTANAYVMKNKRESVDDTGSYGAVTGYNETEVKTTGANINFDSYVFGDTLVKYGVNYRKQEIEPNRHGANFVKNTEKTDTGVYVEAIHDIKDVTLTVGGRFDHFDYTALNGKEVSDGRFSPSVGVIWQATPELSLSANHNYATRSPRLVDALLAGGSNVTIADDVKAERAKNTEIGFNYNRNNWFVNGSYYWQDIDGLLANGQAMRHDVFGNPVYGDAGIDNVGHAKNHGWELGAGYKTKNITARLGVAESNPEFFTDSDKVTIGRNGVATPISFSNKEFGARVGRTWTAGLAYRFDEPNVEVGADYRVVEDAKGTHWMSDPVADNHQTERDGYQVMDVYANWKPYNNDKMNVNFAINNLTNVDYRPHTAMSLPAVGREFRVGVNYTF; encoded by the coding sequence ATGAAAACTTTTGCAAAACTACCCCTAAGTCTTGCTGTCGTCGCGGTGATGTCAGCCCATGCTTATGCCGAAACAGCACAAACTGCTGAGCCAAGTGTCGTGCTTGAAGGCGAGACTATCGTCATCGACCGCCAAGGCACAAAAGTACAAACCAATGTAGTCAATCTGCGCGAAAAGGACGAAAGTACTGCCACGGATCTGCGCGGTCTATTAAAAAGCGAACCTGCGATCGATTTCGGCAATGGTAACGGCGCATCACAGTACATCAGTATCCGCGGCATGGGTCAAAACTCGATTGATGTTAAGGTGGACAATGCTTACAGCGACAGCCAAATCTTATACCATCAAGGTCGCTTCACCCTTGATCCTAGCCTAGTCAAGATCGTCAGCGTCCAAAAAGGCGCAGGCAGTGCATCAGCAGGTATCGGTGCGACCAATGGCGCGATCATCGCCAAGACAGTCGATGCCAAAGATCTGCTACAGGGCAGTGATAAGGACTGGGGTGTGAAAATCAATGGCGGCTACTCAAGCAATGACGAGCATTCGTATGGCGCGACGGCGTTCGGTCAAGTGGGCGCATTCGACTTCTTGGTCAGTGGTAATCGCGTCGAACAAAACGACTACACCGCAGGTCGCGGCTACAAAAACTACCTAGGCGGTGATACCGTACCATCAAGCGCTTTGGACAAAGAAAGCTATCTGGCTAAGGCGGGCGTAACCTTGGGCGATCATCGCTTCGTGCTGAGCCATTTTAATGATACTAATAAAGGCGTGCGCAATGTGCGTGAAGAATTTGACATCTTCACCCCAGAAGAAAACAGCCGCCTAACCATCGATCGCCAAAAGCCACAATATCGTGAATTGTCGCTAGAAAATACCAACTTAGAATACACAGGCAATAACATCGGCTTTATCGATCAAGTCACCGCCAATGCCTATGTGATGAAAAACAAGCGCGAATCAGTGGATGATACAGGCAGCTATGGCGCGGTGACAGGCTATAACGAAACTGAAGTGAAAACCACAGGCGCGAATATCAACTTCGACAGCTATGTGTTTGGCGATACTTTGGTCAAATATGGCGTGAACTATCGCAAGCAAGAGATCGAGCCGAACCGTCATGGTGCAAATTTCGTCAAAAACACCGAAAAAACTGACACAGGCGTCTATGTCGAAGCAATCCATGACATCAAAGATGTCACGCTGACTGTCGGCGGTCGTTTTGATCATTTTGATTATACTGCGCTCAATGGTAAAGAAGTGTCGGATGGTCGATTCAGCCCAAGTGTCGGTGTGATTTGGCAGGCGACCCCAGAGCTGAGCCTAAGCGCTAACCACAACTACGCCACACGTAGCCCGCGCTTGGTTGATGCGCTATTGGCAGGTGGCAGTAATGTCACCATCGCTGATGATGTCAAGGCAGAGCGCGCCAAAAACACCGAGATCGGCTTCAACTACAACCGCAATAACTGGTTCGTCAATGGTAGCTACTACTGGCAAGATATTGATGGCTTGCTTGCCAATGGGCAAGCAATGCGCCACGATGTCTTTGGCAATCCTGTGTATGGTGATGCTGGCATCGATAATGTCGGTCATGCCAAGAACCACGGCTGGGAGCTTGGTGCAGGCTATAAGACCAAGAATATTACCGCGCGTCTGGGCGTCGCTGAGAGCAATCCAGAATTCTTCACTGACAGCGATAAAGTTACTATAGGTCGTAATGGAGTCGCGACACCGATTTCATTTAGCAATAAAGAATTCGGTGCGCGTGTCGGTCGTACTTGGACAGCAGGTCTTGCCTATCGCTTCGATGAGCCAAATGTCGAAGTCGGCGCGGATTATCGCGTGGTCGAAGATGCCAAAGGCACACATTGGATGAGCGATCCTGTGGCGGACAATCACCAAACTGAGCGCGACGGCTATCAAGTGATGGATGTCTATGCCAACTGGAAGCCGTATAATAACGACAAGATGAATGTCAATTTCGCCATCAACAACCTAACCAATGTCGATTATCGTCCGCACACCGCCATGAGCCTGCCTGCGGTCGGTCGTGAGTTCCGTGTTGGGGTGAATTACACTTTCTGA
- a CDS encoding YfhL family 4Fe-4S dicluster ferredoxin, with amino-acid sequence MALKITTDCINCDICEPECPNDAISYDQKGQKTYVINPDLCTECIGFYDEPTCDKVCPIDCIIKDPERVESDDELLAKYKKIWNK; translated from the coding sequence ATGGCACTAAAAATCACCACCGACTGTATCAACTGTGACATCTGCGAGCCAGAATGCCCCAATGATGCCATCAGCTATGACCAAAAAGGTCAAAAAACCTATGTCATCAACCCTGACCTATGCACCGAGTGTATAGGCTTTTATGATGAGCCGACCTGTGATAAGGTCTGTCCGATTGATTGTATCATCAAAGACCCTGAGCGTGTCGAGAGCGATGATGAGCTGCTCGCCAAATACAAAAAAATCTGGAATAAATAA
- the yegQ gene encoding tRNA 5-hydroxyuridine modification protein YegQ, which yields MTSQTTKKAELLCPAGTFKNMQYAFAYGADAVYAGQARYSLRVRNNDFDEDNLRRGIEYAHSLGKQFYVVVNIQAHNAKLKTFIEDIRPVIEMKPDALIMSDAGMIMMVREAFPEQAIHLSVQANAVNWATVKFWKQMGVSRVIVSRELSMKEIEQIIAEVPDMEIEVFVHGALCMAYSGRCLLSGYINKRDANQGTCTNACRWSYNTYKATENETGDIVPVTQSTDTAQVFVPNQATDSNAIGTVNLNGDMVMGDDYVEQPSDEVVLIEEQGRPGELMAMYEDEHGTYIMNSKDLRAVELVPDLVNMGVHSLKIEGRTKSHYYVARTAQVYRRAIDDAVAGKPFDTSLITALDGLANRGYTEGFLRRHVHSDYQNYEYGSSKTDHQQFVAEVSTISDERLTLEVKNKLMVGDTIEIMTPKGNITYTLTEMWDKKGESIDGALGSGWICQIANPFKDMDHEVLKFALVMKSVSEAIYT from the coding sequence ATGACAAGCCAAACCACCAAAAAAGCCGAACTACTTTGCCCAGCAGGGACATTCAAAAATATGCAATACGCCTTCGCCTATGGTGCGGATGCTGTCTATGCAGGGCAGGCACGCTATAGCTTGCGTGTGCGTAATAACGACTTTGATGAAGATAACCTACGCCGTGGCATCGAGTATGCGCACAGCTTGGGTAAGCAGTTTTATGTGGTGGTCAATATCCAAGCGCATAATGCTAAGCTTAAGACCTTTATCGAAGACATCCGCCCTGTGATTGAGATGAAGCCAGATGCGCTCATCATGTCGGATGCTGGCATGATTATGATGGTGCGTGAAGCTTTCCCTGAGCAGGCGATTCATCTGTCGGTACAGGCCAATGCGGTGAACTGGGCGACGGTGAAGTTTTGGAAACAAATGGGTGTTAGCCGTGTCATCGTCAGCCGTGAGCTATCGATGAAGGAGATTGAGCAGATCATCGCTGAAGTGCCTGATATGGAAATCGAAGTATTCGTCCATGGCGCATTGTGCATGGCGTATTCGGGTCGCTGTCTGTTATCTGGCTATATCAATAAACGAGATGCCAATCAAGGCACCTGCACCAATGCCTGCCGCTGGTCGTACAACACCTACAAAGCCACCGAAAATGAAACTGGCGACATCGTGCCAGTCACCCAAAGCACGGACACCGCTCAAGTCTTTGTGCCAAATCAAGCTACCGATAGTAATGCCATCGGCACCGTGAATCTAAACGGTGATATGGTGATGGGTGATGACTATGTCGAACAGCCAAGCGATGAAGTGGTACTGATCGAAGAGCAGGGTCGCCCAGGCGAGCTGATGGCGATGTATGAAGATGAGCATGGTACTTATATCATGAACTCCAAGGATTTGCGTGCGGTGGAGCTTGTGCCTGATCTGGTCAATATGGGCGTGCATTCACTCAAGATCGAAGGGCGTACCAAGTCGCACTACTATGTGGCACGCACTGCTCAAGTCTATCGCCGTGCCATTGATGATGCGGTGGCGGGCAAGCCATTTGACACAAGTCTCATCACTGCACTGGATGGGCTTGCCAACCGTGGCTATACCGAAGGCTTCTTGCGCCGTCATGTACACAGTGACTACCAAAACTACGAGTACGGCTCATCCAAGACCGACCATCAGCAGTTCGTCGCCGAAGTCTCTACTATCAGTGATGAGCGTCTCACGCTAGAAGTCAAAAACAAGCTGATGGTTGGCGATACCATCGAAATCATGACACCAAAAGGCAATATCACCTACACACTCACCGAGATGTGGGACAAAAAAGGCGAGTCAATCGATGGCGCGCTTGGTTCTGGTTGGATTTGCCAAATCGCCAATCCGTTCAAGGATATGGATCATGAAGTGCTAAAATTCGCCTTGGTGATGAAAAGTGTGAGTGAGGCGATTTATACGTGA
- a CDS encoding LLM class flavin-dependent oxidoreductase → MTRLSILNLAPVRQGQSNKDAIDSMVKLAKFADQSGFHRYWIAEHHNTKSLVSSATQVLIGHTLAQTDRIRVGSGGVMLPNHSPLMVAEQYGTLATLYPDRVDLGLGRAPGTDPKTAAALRRHAHDISHQFPQDIADLQRYFGDDDVQTDVKAIPAIGTKIPLYILGSSTESAYLAAELGLPYAFASHFAPRLMPEALHIYRSHFVPSAVLDKPYVIVGCNAVVTDTDCEAQYLATTQQQSFLNVVRGRGQPMQPPVDDMNALWLPHEKAAVLHMTACSFIGGVDTVRSELQAFQDKFAADELMVMSNIFDENLQQESYRKLLDIVNSL, encoded by the coding sequence ATGACCCGTCTATCCATTCTAAACCTTGCCCCTGTCCGCCAAGGCCAAAGCAATAAAGATGCCATCGACAGCATGGTCAAGCTTGCTAAATTCGCTGATCAATCAGGCTTTCATCGCTACTGGATTGCCGAGCATCACAACACCAAAAGTCTGGTCAGCTCTGCCACGCAGGTGCTGATCGGGCATACGCTTGCACAGACTGATCGCATTCGTGTCGGTAGCGGTGGGGTGATGCTGCCCAATCACAGCCCGTTGATGGTTGCTGAGCAGTACGGTACGCTTGCGACGCTGTACCCTGATCGTGTGGATTTGGGACTTGGGCGAGCACCAGGTACTGATCCCAAGACCGCAGCGGCACTCAGACGCCATGCGCATGATATTTCGCATCAATTTCCGCAGGATATCGCTGATTTGCAGCGGTATTTTGGCGATGATGATGTCCAAACCGATGTCAAAGCCATTCCCGCCATCGGCACAAAAATTCCGCTCTATATTCTCGGCTCAAGCACTGAAAGCGCGTATCTGGCGGCAGAATTGGGCTTGCCTTATGCCTTTGCCAGTCATTTTGCGCCGCGTCTGATGCCTGAAGCGCTGCATATTTATCGCAGTCATTTTGTGCCATCGGCGGTACTGGATAAGCCGTATGTCATTGTCGGCTGTAATGCTGTCGTCACTGATACTGACTGTGAAGCGCAGTACCTTGCCACCACGCAGCAGCAGTCATTCCTTAATGTCGTGCGTGGGCGCGGTCAGCCGATGCAGCCGCCTGTCGATGACATGAATGCGCTGTGGCTGCCGCACGAAAAAGCCGCCGTACTGCACATGACGGCGTGTTCGTTCATTGGTGGTGTGGATACGGTGCGTAGCGAATTGCAGGCATTCCAAGATAAATTTGCTGCCGATGAGCTGATGGTGATGAGTAATATTTTTGATGAAAATCTGCAACAAGAAAGCTATCGTAAGCTACTAGATATTGTAAATTCATTATAA
- a CDS encoding IS1595 family transposase: MKITRCKLSKKVQVKLLEFFVLEVTARSAADLLEIHHNSAALFYHKIRLVIEYRLNLEACELFDGEVELDESYFGGIRKGKRGRAAAGKVAVFGLLKRNGKVYTACVKDTKAKTLMPIIASKIKPDSVVYTDSYRSYNALDVSDFKHFRINHSKEFANNHNHINGIENFWSQSKRILRKYNGIDKKHFHLFIKECEFRFNYGTPSNQLRLLRKWCGV, from the coding sequence ATGAAGATAACCCGTTGTAAATTAAGTAAAAAAGTTCAAGTTAAACTGCTTGAATTTTTTGTGCTTGAAGTCACCGCAAGATCAGCTGCTGATTTGTTAGAGATACATCATAATTCAGCTGCTTTGTTTTATCATAAAATTCGCTTGGTGATTGAATATCGCTTAAACCTTGAAGCTTGTGAATTATTTGACGGTGAAGTAGAATTGGATGAAAGCTATTTCGGTGGCATTCGTAAAGGCAAGCGTGGGCGTGCTGCTGCTGGCAAAGTTGCCGTATTTGGTCTTTTAAAACGCAATGGTAAGGTTTATACTGCCTGTGTTAAAGATACCAAAGCTAAGACATTAATGCCTATTATTGCCAGTAAAATCAAACCTGATAGCGTGGTTTATACAGATAGCTATCGAAGTTATAATGCTTTAGATGTGAGTGATTTTAAACACTTTAGAATTAATCATTCCAAAGAATTTGCAAACAATCATAATCATATTAACGGCATTGAAAACTTTTGGTCGCAATCCAAACGCATTCTAAGAAAATATAACGGTATTGACAAAAAGCATTTTCATTTATTTATCAAAGAATGCGAGTTTAGATTTAACTATGGCACACCATCCAATCAATTAAGATTGTTAAGAAAATGGTGTGGGGTTTAG
- the aqpZ gene encoding aquaporin Z: MLGGCGSAVFAANFGGDGNPLGIGFLGVSLAFGLTVLTGAYAFGHISGGHFNPAVSVGLAMGGRFSKAELVPYIIAQVLGGIVGAAIIYMIASGSSSFAIDASAAGAFATNGYGAFSPGGYSMASAFIAEVVLTAIFLIIIMGATHKNNVAGFAPIAIGLGLTLIHLISIPITNTSVNPARSTAVAAFVGGTPLSQLWLFWVAPILGGAIGGGLYRWLGSEK; the protein is encoded by the coding sequence GTGCTGGGCGGCTGTGGTAGTGCGGTATTTGCTGCCAATTTTGGTGGTGATGGCAACCCATTGGGTATTGGCTTTTTGGGCGTGTCGTTGGCGTTTGGCTTGACTGTTTTGACCGGTGCGTATGCTTTTGGTCATATCTCAGGCGGTCATTTCAACCCTGCGGTGAGTGTGGGTCTTGCGATGGGTGGTCGCTTCTCAAAAGCTGAACTTGTGCCATACATCATCGCGCAAGTACTGGGCGGTATCGTCGGCGCGGCAATCATCTATATGATAGCATCAGGCAGCAGCAGTTTCGCCATCGATGCAAGCGCAGCAGGTGCATTCGCCACCAACGGCTATGGCGCATTCTCACCAGGTGGCTACAGCATGGCATCGGCATTCATCGCTGAAGTGGTGCTGACTGCGATTTTCTTGATCATCATCATGGGTGCAACGCACAAAAACAATGTCGCAGGCTTTGCACCGATTGCCATCGGTCTTGGTTTGACACTGATTCATTTGATTAGCATCCCTATCACCAACACTTCGGTAAACCCTGCTCGCTCAACTGCAGTTGCTGCATTCGTCGGTGGTACGCCACTCAGCCAACTTTGGCTGTTTTGGGTAGCGCCAATTCTAGGCGGTGCCATCGGTGGCGGCCTGTATCGCTGGCTTGGTTCTGAAAAATAA
- a CDS encoding glutathione S-transferase family protein codes for MITLYHLEKSRSFRIVWLLEELKLAYGLDYQLISHERDERTYLAPKSFKAIHPMGKAPILVDDSLPDGEQVLAESALIIEYLLKTYDSEQRFYPTGDKAWRDYTFWLHFAEGSLMPPLVMGLILTKASQKAPLLVRPIARKLKSGIDQMILSNNINSALGLVEETLSRSPWFAGDAFTGADVQMYFAIAAARQRVGLAGMSATTAWLERCESRTGFGQAVQRAGVLF; via the coding sequence ATGATTACTTTATATCACCTAGAAAAATCCCGTTCGTTTCGTATTGTGTGGCTATTAGAAGAGCTGAAATTGGCTTATGGCTTGGATTATCAGCTGATTAGCCATGAGCGAGATGAGCGTACTTATCTTGCGCCCAAATCTTTTAAGGCGATTCATCCAATGGGCAAGGCACCGATTTTGGTGGATGATAGCTTGCCTGATGGCGAGCAGGTGTTGGCGGAGTCAGCACTGATTATTGAGTATTTATTAAAAACTTATGATAGCGAGCAGCGATTTTATCCGACAGGTGACAAGGCGTGGCGTGATTATACTTTTTGGCTGCATTTTGCCGAAGGTTCGCTGATGCCGCCTTTGGTGATGGGGCTGATTTTGACCAAGGCAAGCCAAAAAGCACCACTGCTTGTCAGACCGATTGCCCGCAAACTCAAATCAGGCATTGATCAGATGATCTTAAGTAATAATATCAATTCGGCTTTGGGGTTGGTAGAAGAGACGCTGAGCCGCTCGCCATGGTTTGCAGGGGATGCGTTTACAGGTGCGGATGTGCAGATGTATTTTGCCATCGCAGCTGCTAGACAGCGTGTGGGCTTGGCAGGGATGAGTGCGACCACAGCATGGCTTGAGCGATGTGAATCGCGGACGGGCTTTGGGCAGGCGGTACAGCGTGCAGGCGTGCTGTTCTAA
- a CDS encoding helix-turn-helix domain-containing protein — MKTIYQDEYRQLIDVLITARKQQNLTQDEVAKQLHKPQSYIAKIENFERKLDVLEFVALCRVLGLTPSQVLMMIERIS; from the coding sequence ATGAAAACCATTTATCAAGATGAATACAGACAGCTGATTGATGTGCTTATTACTGCACGTAAACAACAAAATCTCACTCAAGACGAAGTCGCCAAGCAACTGCACAAACCCCAATCCTATATTGCCAAAATTGAGAATTTTGAGCGTAAGCTTGATGTGCTTGAGTTTGTAGCATTGTGCCGTGTGCTCGGACTGACACCCAGTCAAGTGTTGATGATGATTGAACGGATATCGTAG
- a CDS encoding surface-adhesin E family protein, protein MMKKLLVVALATMMTQQAVATNWVMVSEGSNGDFKDYIDLNNIQTDYLANGTPVMTAWIRTELKQARDAGNGKKLWSIKSFINFDCHTRKWSVEYDVAYDKQGRVVGSGNYAHLNRYSSADWQRAIPDTASEIWLNTVCTYAN, encoded by the coding sequence ATGATGAAAAAATTGTTGGTAGTTGCACTTGCCACCATGATGACACAGCAAGCAGTGGCGACGAATTGGGTAATGGTTAGCGAAGGCTCCAATGGCGACTTCAAAGACTACATCGACTTAAATAACATCCAAACAGATTATTTAGCCAATGGTACACCTGTAATGACTGCATGGATACGGACAGAATTAAAGCAGGCGCGGGATGCGGGTAACGGCAAAAAGCTTTGGTCAATCAAAAGTTTTATCAATTTTGACTGTCATACTCGCAAATGGAGTGTTGAGTACGATGTCGCCTATGACAAACAAGGCAGAGTGGTTGGCAGTGGCAACTATGCACACCTTAACCGTTATTCATCTGCCGATTGGCAGAGAGCAATTCCAGACACTGCTAGCGAAATTTGGCTCAACACCGTCTGCACCTACGCCAACTGA
- the truC gene encoding tRNA pseudouridine(65) synthase TruC: protein MTILPILYQDEHIVIINKPAGMLVHRSWLDKHETVFVMQTLRDQIGQLVYPVHRLDRPTSGVLLFALTSEMARRLSEQFERHEVTKKYLAVVRGAMTTGGRIDYPLKVRLDKIADKFADHDKPPEPAITDYRVLATSEQPFVSCQRFTTSRYSLVELTPITGRKHQLRRHMKHIFHPIVGDTTYGDKVQNRAIIAHVGTRRLLLHAYQLSFCHPMTGQMMSITAPVDDEFGRLMDAFGWGDNTPI, encoded by the coding sequence GTGACCATACTCCCCATTCTCTACCAAGACGAACACATCGTCATCATCAATAAACCTGCTGGGATGCTCGTGCATCGCTCGTGGCTCGATAAGCATGAGACGGTGTTTGTGATGCAGACCTTGCGTGATCAGATTGGGCAGCTCGTGTATCCTGTGCATCGCCTAGATCGTCCGACTTCAGGCGTGCTGTTATTTGCCCTAACTAGCGAGATGGCTCGGCGGTTGTCTGAGCAGTTTGAGCGACATGAAGTGACAAAGAAATATCTGGCGGTGGTGCGTGGGGCGATGACGACAGGCGGACGCATCGATTATCCGCTCAAGGTACGCCTTGATAAAATCGCGGATAAATTTGCCGATCATGATAAGCCGCCTGAGCCTGCCATCACTGACTATCGGGTACTGGCGACGAGCGAGCAGCCCTTTGTGTCGTGTCAGCGGTTCACCACTTCTCGGTATTCGCTTGTCGAGCTCACCCCCATCACAGGGCGTAAGCATCAGCTGAGACGGCATATGAAACACATCTTTCATCCCATCGTCGGCGACACCACCTATGGCGACAAGGTACAAAACCGTGCCATCATCGCCCATGTCGGCACAAGACGGCTGCTCCTGCACGCTTATCAGCTCAGCTTTTGTCATCCGATGACAGGACAGATGATGAGCATCACCGCACCTGTGGATGATGAGTTTGGGCGGCTGATGGATGCGTTTGGGTGGGGTGATAACACACCCATCTGA
- a CDS encoding metallophosphoesterase codes for MIYDIIGDIHGQADKLIGLLTQLGYRHDGDCYRAPPNHRAIFIGDLIDRGARQVDTLQIVFEMIDHREAHAVMGNHEYNAIGYATPHPDGDYCRARTASNTHQHQAFLDELPLGSDAYWHWISRLYELPLWLEFDEFCVVHACWDVKAMATLTPYLTPDHRITHQGIIATAIKDSSEFVALERILKGIESPLPDGIVLVDGHNITRTRTRIKWWLDNWQNLPLSQAAQLGSRAVMHLPSDQDYKPLPMDFEILTDKPIFIGHYWLDGTPTCLSSQVVCTDYSAGSTGFLTAYQFDTENPALSDDGFVQFLG; via the coding sequence ATGATTTATGACATCATCGGCGACATCCATGGACAAGCAGATAAGCTGATTGGGCTATTGACACAGCTTGGCTATCGACATGATGGCGACTGCTATCGTGCACCGCCAAATCATCGGGCGATATTTATCGGTGATTTGATCGATCGTGGTGCTCGCCAAGTCGATACACTGCAGATTGTCTTTGAGATGATTGACCACCGTGAAGCCCATGCCGTGATGGGCAATCATGAGTACAACGCCATCGGCTATGCCACGCCCCACCCTGATGGCGACTATTGCCGAGCTCGCACCGCGTCAAATACGCATCAGCATCAGGCGTTTTTGGATGAATTACCGCTAGGCAGTGATGCGTATTGGCACTGGATTAGCCGTCTGTATGAGCTGCCGTTATGGCTTGAGTTTGATGAATTTTGTGTCGTGCACGCCTGCTGGGATGTCAAGGCGATGGCGACGCTCACCCCCTATCTCACCCCTGATCATCGCATCACCCACCAAGGCATCATCGCCACCGCCATCAAGGACAGCAGTGAGTTTGTCGCCCTAGAGCGTATCCTAAAAGGCATCGAATCCCCCTTGCCTGATGGTATCGTACTCGTCGATGGGCATAACATTACCCGTACTCGCACCCGCATCAAATGGTGGCTTGATAACTGGCAAAATCTGCCACTGAGCCAAGCAGCACAGCTTGGCAGTCGTGCAGTGATGCATCTGCCCAGTGACCAAGATTATAAGCCGCTGCCGATGGATTTTGAGATTTTGACCGATAAGCCGATTTTTATTGGGCATTATTGGCTGGATGGTACGCCGACTTGTCTATCATCACAGGTGGTGTGTACGGATTATTCGGCAGGTAGCACGGGTTTTTTGACCGCTTATCAGTTTGATACTGAGAATCCTGCCCTGTCCGATGATGGCTTTGTGCAGTTTTTGGGTTAA